One part of the Vicia villosa cultivar HV-30 ecotype Madison, WI linkage group LG6, Vvil1.0, whole genome shotgun sequence genome encodes these proteins:
- the LOC131613610 gene encoding uncharacterized protein LOC131613610, giving the protein MLAGAIGQIPQANAGNQNGDDDEYRALGRFQRNNPPIFEGEHEPDKAQAWLKAIEKIFRVMNCTDAQKVQFGTHMLEKEAEDWWNNTLQRFEENGIEVTWDLFRDVFLENYFPEDCRGKKEVEFLELKQGNGTVAVYAAKFQELIKYCPHYNTANAERSKRLKFVNSLRHNIKKAIGYQQITRFTELVNKSRIYDEDSRESASLYKSLKGKNQDRGKPYDDKRKQAGFGKKPSWGGSSTPLKCFKYGVEGHKAVECKKEVNTCFKCGKYGHIATNCRGGSNVTCFNCGEKGHVSTKCDKPKKERAKGKVFALSSAEATTDERLIQETSSGVRLGMLKLTSSILDEIREGQKSDLGLVD; this is encoded by the exons ATGTTGGCTGGTGCTATTGGTCAGATCCCTCAAGCGAATGCTGGTAACCAGAACGGAGATGATGATGAGTACCGTGCTTTAGGGagattccagaggaacaatcctcctatctTTGAGGGTGAACATGAACctgataaagctcaagcttggctgaaggcgattgagaagatcttCAGAGTTATGAACTGTACTGATGCTCAGaaagtgcagtttggtactcatatgctggaaaaggaagctgaagATTGGTGGAACAACACTCTTCAGAGGTTTGAAGAAAATGGAATTGAggttacttgggatcttttccgTGATGTCTTCTTGGAGAACTATTTCCCAGAAGATTGTCGTGGgaagaaagaggtggagttccttgagttgaagcaaggaaatggtactgTTGCTGTTTATGCTGCTAAATTTCaggagcttatcaagtattgtccccACTATAATACTGCTAATGCTGAGAGATCTAAAcgtttgaagtttgtgaatagcTTGAGACATAATATCAAGAAGGCTattggttaccaacagattacCCGTTTTACTGAATTGGTTAACAAAagtcggatttatgatgaggatagtagagaGAGTGCTTCCCTCTACAAGAGTTTAAAAGGAAAGAATCAGgatcgtgggaaaccgtatgatgacaaGAGGAAACAAGCTGGTTTTGGAAAGAAGCCAAGTTGGGGAGGAtcttctactccacttaagtgcttCAAATATGGTGTTGAGGGTCATAAAGCTGTTGAGTGCAAGAAAGAGGTTAatacttgtttcaagtgtggcaagtatGGTCACATAGCCACTAATTGTAGAGGTGGTTCGAatgtgacttgtttcaactgtggagagAAAGGCCACGTTAGTACAAAATGTGACAAACCAAAGAAGGAGCGAGCAAAAGGAAAAGTGTTCGCATTGTCTAGTGCGGAAGCCACTACTGATGAGAGGCTAATTCAAG AGACTTCTAGTGGTGTGAgacttggtatgttgaagcttactagtaGTATTTTGGACGAGATTCGAGAGGGACAGAAATCTGATTTGGGATTGGTTGATTGA